TATATATGAGAGGCCAAAATAAACCTTAATGAAATAACCATTTTACTCGATCTAATCTATAAATGATAATACAAGGATTGCTACAGTAATCTCACTATGTTTACACAGTTTTCTTTCATTAGAGGTAAACATACAAGGGAGGACATACTACATAGTTTTAATTACTGCCATAATCAGAAACTAATATATGTCAAAATTGGATTTGTTACCAGTCAAATCTCAACGCTAATATAGTGCCGAGTCATTACATGATTGGATTTCCCGTAACTGCTCTCTGGAAGATATACTTTCTCCATGTGCCTGCCATTTATATCTATGTTCATGTTAGGTCCATTTCAAGTTTTCAACTCTACCCAAAAAGTAATTTGGATGTGGACCATTCTCGATCATTTCTCTGGATTAAACAACCAACAAAGTCGTCTTCTTGGGTTTTGATTTCCATCACAAATCACACACCTCAATGCCCTTACATCACATTGTAATCCCAGTGGGGACCCTTAAATAATGCATCCAAATCCCATGTCCTTTTTcattataatctttaaaaaaaaaactcaaagagtAAACGAAATAGGAGCTTCTTTTCATTCATTATGAATCTGACTCACTTCCTTACATtaattatgtaatagtcacaatatATCCTGAGATAGCAGAGATGCTCACACTGGACagaaaaacaagtaaatatTAGTACTTCACTCTATCTATTGGCAAGCACCAAGTAACCGTGGCGGCAACAGGAAAACCTACGACAAGCCATGGCTACTTTATTCTAAAAACACATAAACAACAAACATATTATTTCTTAAAGACAAAGGCGCCTCTGCTTCCAGGGAGCTTTGGCTTTGGTCTCTAATCATTTACAATTGCAAGGGTTGCAGGTGCAGTTGTCTCCACACTTGCAGCCGTTCTCAGCCCCGAATTCTATCTCAGCTCCCTCAAAGTGTCTGCCATGCATTACAAAAAGAACAAGGATCAGAATTCTTGATTATCAAAActtcaaaatgaagatttttttttacttacgCTTTCTGGGGTGCTACACCAAGAACCAGAGTCTCAGTTGTGGTCATCTCGGCAGCGTTCAGGTCTGGATACATCTTGCATCTACAAAAATCAAAGAGACCCTTTTAAGGCAAACGAGATTTTGGACTCATAAGaacaaaaagagaaaggaaaatatTTACCCTCCACAGCCACTGCCACACTTGCAGCCAGTACCGCAGCCACAGTTTCCACCACAGCAAGACATTTTTCAGTGATAAAGAAAACTGGAGTGATTTTGATGCTAATGAAAGGGGCTAAATGAGTATGAAAGGCAAAACACACTTGTAACGAGTTTGAGGAGAATAGGCAAAGGGCTTTGAATTTATAGACCGAGAGAGAGGAGAGAAGTTAATATCAACCGTACACGTGTCAATATTTGACGTCATATACTTATCCCGCAGGTATCGTTTCAAAGTAACGCCTGACATGCTCTCTTCCACGTATCTGTCGATATTATCTCTCCTCCTTTTGTTTTCCCCATATTTGAATCACCGTCCGATTCATGTCCGTTTTGATCAATGGTCAATAACCGCTCATAAGCTTGGTGGTGGACCCCTTGAGAGGAGCCCAcgtaatttaatatataaaaatttaatttttaaataaatataattatttgtgtatagaatgtataaatataaaatgaagttatattaataaaattaataatttatgagaattaaaataaattaaaatttcataaatatatttatataaaatcacatactaaaataaaatttattttttaattgtatcGAATTCACAGATAAATCGCCTCATAGGCAAAACAAGAAGACACAAAATATAGTATGTGCCTAAACTGGATCCCataatattatgatatacaAGTCATTTACAAAGAGACATAAGCTATCGACCCAAAACAAATgcataaatttattgaattatggAGCTTTGATAATTAAAAGGAGAATAATTGTGTCAACTGATCAGACTTGTAATGGTAGGCCCACCTATGATTATCTTCATGGACTTCTACTTCCTTCTGTAAAAAGATATTTGTGATTGTCTCCGGATTTTCGTGTCCATCCTTTCCTTTTCATCGCCCTTTTGAAACAATGGACAAtgcttttaccttttttttttaatctcccTTATGTTAACATTTATCTCttatattatttccattttaacatttaaattctTTCCTATCTCATTATTCcgtatcattttatatttttatattgtatacataaatcattatatttgatgtatttttttaaatatgtataattacactaaattaaagttcatgtattaaattacccatttaattaaatgttcatatataattttaagatttgtccccattttaatacttaaactattatttcattataattttatctaaaaaagTAATCACATTTAAAAGTTAAGTGGCATATCCAACTAATAAGAACGCAACAGATGATGTTCTTTTACACATGACACTTAATCGCATGTcatctattaaaaatattaaaatttaaaacatataaaattaaaaaagatatataattataaaattattatattaaattttttaatttctttataatatataaattatctaaaataaaatatataaaatatataaatttaaaagaatataaaattctctaaaaggaatataaaaaataaatgcatatatatatcacaaaattttataaatttaaaattataaatatcaattatataaaataaaaataagtaaatttttatataaaataaaaataattcacaaaaggaaattttcaaaatttcaatttttttaaattaaaccaatcaaCAGTTAATGCTAGTCAacatcaattaacaatttatCAACGGGTCAATGACCACGTGATTGATGACACGAGAAAAAGAATAAGACATGGCACGTTCTCATTAGTTAGGTTTAAATGCATTACGTGTAAAAGGGTTAAGTCTAAGGTAATGCCGCCATGGTTTGTACACCCCACTTCCTACTCTTACTTCTTTTTGTAATGATatttccatggattttattttgggCTTACCTAGAACTAACCGTAGTTGAGAtagtatttttgttgttgttgacaggttttcgAAAATAGTGCACTTCATAGTTCATTCTATGCCATAAAACCGATGTAACACATGTCGCATATCTCTTTTTTTCACGAAGTTGTACAATTACATGGAATCCTTCATGCAATTGTTTCTGATAGAGATACGAAGTTCCCTAGTCACTTTTCGAAAGTATTATGGGATAAAATTGGTGCAAAATTGTTTTATTCTGCTACTTGTCATCCCCAAATAGACAACCAAATTGAAGTTGTCAACAGAATTTTAAGGACTTTACTTCGAGCAATTGTGGGTAAGAACTTaaaaaattgggaagaatgcttACCTTTTGTTGGATTTGCTTATAATAGATATATTCATTCTACTATAGGTTATTCTccttttgaaaatgtttatgaATTTAACCTATTAACTGTTTTGGATTTTTTACCTTTGCCTTTATATGgtgaatgtaaataaaaaattattaaatagatttatGAAAAGGCAAGGAAATACATAGAGAAAACTAATGTTGCCAATGCAAAAAAATGAacttgtcacaccccaaaattgggcTTGGAAGTTTCGAGGGTAAAATGACAATTTTAACTTTAGTGAGCTCGGGAATTTCGTTAGCATGGTATTCAGAAATGTTTTTGTCTTTggcattttggaaattaaaataatttttgaaaataatgttcaaaagactttcgattttgaaataatgactgatttgtaaaatggtctaaattatgagtttttaaaaggcaattaaaccaaattttaattttcgccCTATTTGCCCCCTTCATCTTTATAAAACCCAAGTAGTCTCTTctcaataattttgttttaccaTCCATTACATTCCAAAGCTTCtctcattcaattttgattctcaAACTTCATTcatttgatttctatcatcacCCAATCAATAAACATCCAtagtatttcaagaaaaacactCAAAACACCATAGATTTGTCCCTTGTTgagtttttgggtttttgatcAAACGTTTGGTTTTTTGTTAACTAAGGTAACGATTTGATTCcttattagtttttgattttatttgattatttagttTGAGCTTTTAACCATTAAATCGcatgtttcaaataaaagccgaaaattgggtcgttaatggtggatttccaGATTTTGAATAACAaagtggtttcaaagtgtttttcaattatttttgatatgattagaaggtttctaaatttaatttaaagttttgttgaagatttccaatattttaatgaattttcatgaaaattgccataaacatttcaaaaatttttataccatgaattgggtagttttgagtagtttaaaggttgagaatcagTCGTAggagaataattagatgaacgAAATCAGTTTTAGGCAAAAAGTTTAAGTACAGACCGAGATATTTGAAATTCAAGTTTGTTATATCGAAGGTTTTTATTACATGAGAATTTAGCTTAGgtttgtgttttgattgtttgaagTGAGTCTTTGGCTGATTGTTGATTTAGTTATTGTGTGATTTACCCTTGTTGAAGCTTCAGAATTGTTAGGACCTTCAACGATTAAAGATAAAggtaaggaaaagctagtttaagctttcggCAATTAGGCGAAAGTATGAACGGTGGCTGTTTGAAATCGCTACTTGTAAACAcgattcatagtgttaattgggagtttaggaatagcctaaacccctatcctaagtttcgagtgtaagctttctatttCCCTCGTTTTATTTTAGcaaattatatgattatgtgaataattgtggattgaaTATTATGATACGATATTGTGTTATAAGACATGTGTGATGACAATTGTGAATTGTGTTGTGTTGTGGGCATGATATACATGCCAAATGATAGTGATAATGATATGCTAATAATGTCAATATGCAACGAAAGTGAGCATAATTTCAGTAAGTACATATGTGTTGAATTGTGgaatgtgatattattatgataggtaatatgtgagaatacttgtatgtgatatatgatgtATTGATTTTAATGCACACATATGTGTTCAAATATGTGATGGCTCAATCAACATTATTATGACACTTAAAGTGTAATTAAATGTGAATCCAATAAGCATGCATTGTGTACAAGTTGTGATGTAAATTGATGAGTATGAACATAGATGATGtgcattaaatcaataattaaaaatatgtaattgtagatattttggccttgtgatcttttgaaaccgttggatatagttcgcatgccataggattgtgagtactcacttatatgtatTGTGTTTTTTGGCATTGAGGCCCTAGGAtaggttggagagataaggtaATGTGAGCTAAactccattcaacgggacatgtttggtgtgttggagagtgttagctttatgcttcactttttgggatatgttcgactctataattcaattgatgtgttggagatccgtgtatccgatgtgtggtgctagagcccacttttatgtttcatagcctcaagtgccaaattattgtttaaatgtgatgttatttattgtgaaaatacaACATGAGATGGTTgcataaacatgtaaataatatgttaaatgaGTTGATTTGAGTTCCATGAAAAAAAATAGTCTGTTCTCATAGTAAATTGTGTATGTAAATGTAGTTTGGGTTGTTTTCATTTAACTCGTGAATGTATGAGAATATATCAACTAGAATTAtgagttattaaagcatgtatACATTATTAGCCTTGATgaattattgtaaaatgaattatttgaatatGAGTTGAATGTAGTTATACGTGATAGTATAtgctagttttatgatttaatgaagcTTGAATATGTTAGTGTGACATGGTTAGAATATGGATGTGAACGTGTTGTAGTATGCTCTTGTTTAACCTTTAATATTGTGTATACTTTGTGGTTACTTcgacattcactgagcttgttaagctcatccactccttttaaaatcattgcagattagttgtgttttagtgtgagcggtgtggttccAAGAGGGTGATCCAAGCTAGACTTTAACATTATTTTGTATGTGTTATTTATTCGTTTATGTTTTAGGGAGATAAAGGCAACGTGATAGAATTGTGAATGAATTTTGCCATGATGTTATGGTTATTTTCATACCTTATTTGTTCTTAGGATTTATGGATATTGTTCTTGTTATATCGTATGCTTACTCGAACATGTTTTTGATGATTGAACTATTATTGTGGTCATTTTGACGACTAGTTGATAAGGTAAAATATGCATGTTGAATGGTCATTagtttgaatgaattatatgcTTTAAACTGCTGGATTTTTTTAGCCTGGAgtaaaggtatcgatattcgagTTTTTAAAAACGATACCTCTGTGGTTTTCAAAAGTGTAGGAAGTTAGTTTTGCAATTTGGTATTAATACCATATCACGAGTATTGATACTCAGGGTAAAATAATCGATACTTAAATAGAGGTACCAATAATTTCTAGGCTTTTATTTTTGGACGAGAAATAGAATTctattttggtatcgattttccagtcggtatcgataccattatttcagtatcgatacctacgtgatttgttttgaaattttgctgAGTAGTTCTAATGCATGTGTAATTATTATAAGTTCATTTGAAGTATACTTGGCATGTTCTAATGATGAATGATACGTGTTTGACTTTAAATTCGTACGAAtgttaaatagaaaagaacaATTGTTTATTAACCTgacatgttatgtatatgatGTGTAATAGTGGTGTGACATCTTGATATTCAGGCTTGACGACCGAGttaggtatagggtgttacaaaactgTGGGAAAGAATAGGTTGTTTTTTAACTcagagattgggtttgggtctaTATGCGAAAAGAACGTTTTCCCCACTAAtgtaaaactaaattgaatccTAAAGGAGACAGGTCTTTTCAAGTACTTGAGCGGATCAATGATAACGCCAACAAAATTTATATGCTTGGTGAGTATGGTGTTAGtgtttcttttaatgtttttaattttatctcctTTTAACATTGCAGATTCAAAGGCAAGTCTTTTTGAGCAAGGGGGAATGTGCAAGTACTAAGGCTCATTTGAGGGCCCTTTCAGGGGCCAAACATAATGATGGACTTAGTCTCCTTAAAGGTCCAATCACTCGCACAAGATCGAAGCAAATTCGAGCAAAGATGAACTTAATCTTAGAAGAGTTCCTGACAAACAAACTTAGAAAGCTTCAAGGAGACGAGATTGagcttaaataaaatcatgaatTGGATTTTTGGGAATCTTGGTTCAAAACTAAGCTCAACCTAGTTTTTCAATATTATTGTGGTTGAAGAGTGATTTTAAAAAGAGACGTAGAAAAGTGTGGTTTAttaatttcaagcatttaatattgttgttaaaaattgcgtttgaaagttaaaatatatattttacagatgaaattggaaagtaCTATTGGGAGTATCAAAGAATAGGAGGGTTGATAGTTGTATTATAAAAcctcaaaagcaaaaggcaaaaGACTTACTGTTTAAGCTTTTAGGTTTCagttaaaatatacttttacaaagctattttaatattaaaggaTGTGTTTAACAATGCTTGTATGGTGAAAACGTGTTTTTTCATTCCAAAAGCAATGGAGAATGGGTTTTATGTATGAGTTTCCTACTCTTGGGGAGGTCGATATGTTGGTATGATTAATGCTTTAATAATTGAATCGATGGTTGAACCAGACAAACCATCGATTTTAtgttacaatatttaaaaattttaaaattttaaaaatttataaaaactgGTTTAATTGGTTCAACTGTTAATTTTTTAGTCTTGATTTTTCGTTCAAAGATCAAAACtattctaaattgattttttagtcattattttttttatcatttaggTTGGTGCATAGATGTTGTTTCTCCTGTTTGGTGTGTTGTAAGCAGCGACTCCATCTGGTGCTATAGTGGTGGCTGATGGGAcctattgaatttgttgttcccTTGTATGCCTTTCTCAAactcaaataaaatgaaattaaaaaaaaaagaatctttCAACTCAAGTCATTTGGTTGGGTGCCATGTTGTAATAGTTGAGAAAATTGTAAATGAACAAATATAAAGGAAAATGGTACCCGACTTCAAGTAAGTACAACGAGAGCTAGAATCTTGGCCTCCCTCTATTATAttgtgttggaaaaaatccagtttgaaaatagttttcttacacaaataaaaataaaaattttgaaaactgaacCGATTACTGATATGTATAGCAATAAACTCTTTATCGAAATTGCACCTGTGTTTTCAGCTAAACAGATTCTTGTCATTCCTAGCTTTCAATCGAATGACCTTCTCTGTTATTCTCATACCacgaactacttcgagtgtgggctcaaatGGTTCGAATTAAATACAAaactagaaatagttttctttactttcaatGTGAAAGCAAAATCTCCCTCAATAGAAACTggtagaattattattttggaaaatagaatttatatatgGAGAATAAAACTCTCACTATTTTTTAGCAGAGtaacaatatattaaagttATGTATTTATCCCTACCGATGCCATTTATTTATAAGGAGAAAAAACAAAtcccttgttgaattgtagaagtcGATTTCAAATAGAAAATCGAACTCCTAGTCTAACTAGAAGTATTGGGGGCAACAACCATAGTTAATTATACTAGGGTTTGTTGTCCCTCTCTTAAACACGAAGGACTTTTGGGTCTCTCTCATATCGGGTCAAATTAAAAGTACTTCCTGGACTTTTAACCCAGAACATTAATAGTTTGATCCAACTcgatatttgtttttctatgtcccaaaataaacatctttaaattaattaaataatttaatttcccaataaataatttttatcaacttAATTATAATTCTGTTAAAACTATGACGACTTTACCATAAAATAatctatgaaaaatatatttaatatttctacatttaacggattcactatgaccaaatgattatttccattttcgaactttatttaattcgaaaaccATGTATTCGTTTTCaagtaattttcattttggagaaaaccacattcatttccaaatgtttctcatttctccatttttaccatttctgttcatttgattcaacatgcaattcatttctaatttcaacgagctagcaaagagactgattggacatatgtcattagggctcaaatgatttataattaaattccagCTTTTCTCCTACTAATTacaaactcatttagtcaccatgtcattccactatagtatcgtgaccgAACTCTcgccaacaacataccattatgaaatcAAATCGATCAATACTCAtttaatgaccttgtcataagtgtgttaccctcataggatatctttaatctctttgggataaattcattctcccaatatgatcctattttatatcatggtaaccattacatcttccttcatgaaaagtaaattattataaaatagtaataaaatcattcatcacaaagacgaacgaccCATGACCATGTTaatttttcatcaaccatgtactgccaataagaggatatcatttacctatatCTCGGGATATGAATTCCACAgttgtgaatgacactacaCACTGtagaagttgtatacccaacgcac
The sequence above is a segment of the Gossypium raimondii isolate GPD5lz chromosome 4, ASM2569854v1, whole genome shotgun sequence genome. Coding sequences within it:
- the LOC105780261 gene encoding metallothionein-like protein 2; translation: MSCCGGNCGCGTGCKCGSGCGGCKMYPDLNAAEMTTTETLVLGVAPQKAHFEGAEIEFGAENGCKCGDNCTCNPCNCK